The following are encoded together in the Bacillus cereus group sp. RP43 genome:
- a CDS encoding TetR/AcrR family transcriptional regulator: MNGFEKVKEKKKRAIKDAAFKLFSERGFNEVKIEHIAKKANVSQVTIYNHFGSKDALFRELIQEFIISEFQYYKELAEEKLPFHDMMQKMIVRKMNTGGLFQPDMLLQMMQRDEALREFIYSYQNEKILPWYLEILEQAQRKNEINPHLSKEMMLLYIQMFTKLGDDFGAQLLEGDREKHIQDIVTMFFYGLSVP, translated from the coding sequence TTGAACGGCTTTGAAAAAGTGAAAGAAAAGAAAAAACGTGCCATTAAAGATGCGGCCTTTAAATTATTTTCAGAACGTGGATTTAATGAAGTGAAAATAGAACATATTGCAAAAAAAGCAAACGTTTCTCAAGTGACAATTTATAATCATTTCGGAAGTAAAGATGCGTTATTTAGGGAACTTATACAAGAATTTATAATATCTGAATTTCAATATTATAAAGAGCTTGCAGAAGAAAAATTACCTTTTCATGATATGATGCAAAAAATGATTGTAAGAAAAATGAATACTGGGGGGTTATTTCAGCCTGATATGTTACTACAAATGATGCAAAGAGACGAAGCGCTCCGAGAATTTATTTATAGTTATCAAAACGAAAAAATCTTGCCGTGGTATTTAGAAATATTAGAACAAGCACAGCGCAAAAATGAAATTAATCCACACCTTTCAAAAGAAATGATGTTACTTTACATTCAAATGTTCACTAAATTAGGTGATGATTTCGGGGCACAGCTTCTTGAAGGAGATCGAGAAAAACATATACAAGATATAGTTACGATGTTCTTTTACGGACTTTCTGTTCCGTAA
- a CDS encoding ATP-binding cassette domain-containing protein, which translates to MISVQNVTKQFSNGKGLFDITFEVKEGEVFGYLGPNGAGKSTTIRNLMGFIKPTAGKATIFGLDCWEDAAKIQREVGYLPGEISFIEGMNGLDFLKLMQGMRGLKETKRRDDLIERLQFDVKTPIRKMSKGMKQKVGIVAAFMHDPEVLILDEPTSGLDPLMQQLFIDLILEEKQRGKTILMSSHIFTEIERTCDRVAIIKDGCLVTVENIHDLQGMRRQVIDVTVSFQEEIESLKQCDLQFEGVKGREASIIVQGNYQTVLQILSNYNVTALQTRATDLEHLFMHYYEKKEGVKHE; encoded by the coding sequence ATGATTTCAGTTCAAAATGTTACAAAACAGTTTTCAAATGGAAAAGGCTTGTTTGATATTACATTTGAAGTGAAAGAAGGAGAAGTTTTTGGCTACTTAGGACCAAATGGTGCTGGGAAATCAACAACGATTCGTAATTTAATGGGATTTATAAAACCGACGGCTGGTAAAGCGACAATTTTCGGATTAGATTGTTGGGAAGATGCTGCGAAAATTCAAAGAGAAGTTGGTTATTTACCAGGAGAAATTTCTTTTATTGAAGGAATGAACGGATTAGATTTTTTAAAGTTGATGCAAGGAATGCGTGGGCTAAAGGAAACGAAGAGACGTGATGACTTGATAGAGCGTCTGCAATTCGATGTGAAAACACCAATTCGAAAAATGTCTAAAGGAATGAAACAAAAAGTAGGGATTGTTGCTGCATTTATGCATGATCCAGAAGTACTAATTTTAGATGAACCGACATCAGGACTCGATCCACTTATGCAGCAACTATTTATAGATTTAATATTAGAAGAAAAGCAAAGAGGAAAAACGATTCTTATGTCGTCGCATATTTTCACTGAAATTGAGAGAACTTGTGACAGAGTGGCTATTATTAAAGATGGTTGCCTTGTAACAGTTGAAAACATTCATGATTTACAAGGTATGAGAAGACAGGTGATAGATGTAACTGTATCATTTCAAGAAGAAATCGAGTCTCTTAAACAATGTGATTTGCAATTTGAAGGAGTGAAAGGTAGAGAGGCGTCAATTATTGTGCAAGGAAACTATCAAACTGTTTTACAAATACTTTCAAACTATAATGTAACGGCACTTCAAACGAGAGCGACGGATTTAGAACATTTATTTATGCATTATTACGAGAAGAAAGAAGGGGTAAAGCATGAATAA
- a CDS encoding ABC transporter permease subunit, whose translation MNKQLFLASLKETQKSILSYATGAALYLWLLIWIFPSMVSAKGLNELISAMPDSVKKIVGMESPIQNVMDFLAGEYYSLLFIIVLTIFCVTVATHLIARHVDKGAMAYLLATPVSRVQIAITQAAVLILGLLIIVIVTYVAGILGAEWFLKDNNLNRELFLKINIVGGLIFLVVSAYSFFFSCICNDERKALSYSASLTILFFVLDMVGKLSDKLEWMRNISLFTLFRPKEIAEGTYNIWPVSVGLTAGALCIFIVAIVVFRKRDLPL comes from the coding sequence ATGAATAAACAACTATTTTTAGCTAGTTTGAAAGAAACTCAAAAAAGTATATTGAGCTATGCTACTGGTGCAGCTCTTTATTTATGGTTATTAATTTGGATATTCCCATCGATGGTTTCAGCGAAAGGGTTAAATGAATTAATAAGTGCCATGCCTGATAGTGTAAAAAAAATCGTTGGAATGGAAAGTCCGATTCAAAATGTAATGGATTTTTTAGCTGGTGAATATTATAGTCTATTGTTTATTATCGTTTTAACAATTTTTTGTGTCACGGTTGCAACGCATTTAATTGCTCGTCATGTAGATAAAGGGGCGATGGCATATTTATTAGCAACACCTGTATCAAGGGTACAAATTGCAATTACACAAGCTGCTGTTCTCATATTGGGGCTACTAATAATTGTAATTGTTACTTATGTAGCTGGTATATTAGGTGCAGAATGGTTTTTAAAAGATAATAACTTAAATCGAGAATTATTTTTGAAAATAAACATAGTCGGAGGGCTTATATTTTTAGTAGTTAGTGCCTATTCATTTTTCTTTTCCTGTATATGTAATGATGAAAGAAAGGCACTTAGCTACTCAGCAAGTTTAACAATCTTATTTTTCGTATTAGATATGGTAGGGAAATTAAGTGATAAGTTAGAGTGGATGAGAAATATATCCTTGTTTACATTGTTTCGTCCGAAAGAAATTGCTGAAGGAACATATAATATATGGCCAGTAAGCGTAGGCTTAACTGCTGGAGCGCTTTGTATCTTCATAGTAGCAATTGTAGTGTTTAGGAAGAGGGATTTACCGTTGTAA
- a CDS encoding VOC family protein codes for MNHLFPIKLYVHDIEKSVLFYETILGLNLYKRSEHIVRFNHECFSLLLASDSTLNENHYFYNQKEMKGNGFELIIVVDQIEEVYERCKEKRCRIQEEIQIYPWEMRGFKVVDPDGYFLRVTSKER; via the coding sequence GTGAATCATTTATTTCCGATTAAGCTATACGTACATGATATTGAAAAATCAGTATTGTTTTATGAAACAATACTTGGATTAAATTTGTATAAAAGAAGTGAGCATATAGTACGTTTTAATCATGAGTGTTTTTCCCTATTACTAGCTAGCGATTCGACATTGAATGAAAACCATTATTTTTACAATCAAAAAGAAATGAAAGGAAATGGCTTTGAACTAATTATCGTTGTCGATCAGATTGAAGAAGTATATGAACGTTGTAAAGAGAAGCGATGCAGAATACAAGAAGAGATTCAAATTTATCCATGGGAGATGAGGGGATTTAAAGTTGTGGATCCAGATGGATATTTCCTTAGGGTTACGTCTAAGGAAAGGTAA
- a CDS encoding sigma-70 family RNA polymerase sigma factor, giving the protein MKVIPLYKMIVKDETDVSLAKKGNHEAFMALIHTEKVKMYRIAKAMLRDETNIEDAMQATILKAYENIKKLKKEEFFQTWLIRILINECNNIIRSYKKVIVIEDHDSNMVAFDRYEDIDLCNAIQSLTEELRAVTVLYYYEDMNQESIATLLEIPKGTVKSRLSRAREQLEERLKME; this is encoded by the coding sequence GTGAAAGTAATCCCTTTATATAAAATGATTGTAAAAGATGAAACAGATGTTTCCTTAGCGAAAAAGGGTAATCATGAGGCGTTCATGGCGCTTATACATACAGAAAAAGTGAAGATGTATCGCATTGCGAAGGCGATGTTACGTGATGAGACGAATATAGAGGATGCGATGCAGGCAACAATTTTAAAAGCTTATGAAAATATAAAAAAACTGAAAAAGGAAGAGTTTTTTCAAACTTGGCTAATTAGAATTTTAATAAATGAGTGTAACAATATAATTCGCTCTTATAAAAAAGTAATTGTAATTGAGGATCATGATAGTAATATGGTGGCGTTCGATCGATATGAAGATATTGATCTTTGTAATGCTATTCAGTCTTTAACGGAAGAACTAAGAGCTGTAACTGTACTTTATTATTATGAAGATATGAATCAAGAAAGTATTGCAACGCTTTTAGAAATTCCAAAAGGAACGGTTAAATCAAGATTGTCACGTGCAAGGGAGCAATTAGAAGAGCGATTAAAGATGGAGTAG
- a CDS encoding anti-sigma factor, which translates to MDKEKSFDEKLKKRIEKDNTVLPQALNEKINDTLRNLPVKRKSYRVHMMFISAAVLTLSIVSMSEFSIQSFAQNGGMFNYVKKNAFFDYENEEEIKSNVNYPDKEKIHQKMLDSIDHFQNVSGQFEEYSSSTRIATTYKYAIDTEKQSGISSKEDKLSKKSTIIYSEDGKKEFNDKNNTYKETRWSPKERNNELLKLSPKERLLRKSGEKKRYDDEYVGFAKYSIQSEFDDLLIRYKDWSYKETKYLGLDCYKIEGVINIEMPVSTSEDLRGKFEMVVDKNTGIMLKFLSFHEGMIQYSITTEWIQINKGLKENVFQKDSTNYEKLKNILDE; encoded by the coding sequence ATGGATAAAGAAAAATCATTTGATGAAAAATTAAAAAAGAGAATAGAAAAGGATAATACCGTATTGCCACAGGCACTAAACGAAAAAATTAATGATACACTTCGTAATCTTCCTGTAAAAAGAAAGAGTTATAGAGTACATATGATGTTTATTAGTGCCGCTGTTCTAACACTGTCAATTGTATCTATGTCTGAGTTTTCTATACAGAGCTTTGCACAAAATGGAGGGATGTTTAATTACGTAAAGAAGAATGCGTTTTTTGATTATGAGAATGAAGAAGAAATAAAGTCGAACGTCAATTATCCAGATAAGGAAAAGATTCATCAAAAGATGCTTGATTCAATTGATCATTTCCAAAATGTTTCAGGGCAATTCGAAGAATATTCTAGCTCTACAAGAATTGCTACAACATATAAATATGCGATTGATACGGAGAAACAAAGTGGTATTTCATCTAAAGAAGACAAACTATCGAAAAAAAGCACGATTATTTATAGCGAGGACGGAAAAAAAGAGTTTAATGATAAGAATAATACGTATAAAGAGACGAGATGGAGCCCAAAAGAAAGAAATAATGAACTATTAAAATTAAGCCCTAAGGAAAGGTTGTTGAGAAAATCAGGTGAGAAGAAACGGTATGATGACGAATATGTGGGATTCGCTAAGTACAGTATTCAATCAGAATTTGATGATCTATTAATTCGATATAAAGATTGGAGTTATAAAGAAACGAAGTATCTTGGACTCGATTGCTACAAAATAGAAGGGGTAATAAACATAGAAATGCCTGTAAGTACATCTGAAGATTTGAGAGGGAAATTTGAAATGGTTGTAGATAAAAATACGGGGATTATGTTGAAGTTCCTTAGTTTCCATGAAGGTATGATTCAATATTCGATTACGACTGAATGGATACAAATAAACAAAGGATTGAAAGAGAATGTATTTCAAAAGGATAGCACTAATTATGAAAAATTGAAAAACATATTAGATGAATAG
- a CDS encoding LCP family protein: MENTSPSREKKNKRKYKKTTIISVLLGVLLFGGVGYGAYVYMKTSNLVQKSNLNLSRGEKSNLREKAVKPIANNVSMLIMGIDENQERQKGYNGAFHTDALLLATFNKEDKTVKLTSIPRDTYTYVPIEKKKDKITHAYGSGFVKNGKDGGPQASVEAVEKLLQVPVDYFVKFNFGSFIKIVDGLDGVEVDVPVEFTEQNSKDEPDTIHLKKGVQKLTGEEALALARTRHIDSDAMRGQRQQLVIEAILSKLKSVGSITKLEKMVEAVDGDFKTNLALDDILSFYKYGLDCSVEKIQLNGDDLYLPNGPNGQRVYYYNPNKKDLQNLSNTLRTHLGLSEKQIEEN, translated from the coding sequence ATGGAGAATACCTCTCCTTCAAGAGAAAAGAAAAATAAACGAAAATATAAAAAGACAACGATAATAAGTGTATTGTTAGGAGTATTACTATTTGGCGGAGTTGGTTATGGTGCTTATGTATATATGAAAACTTCTAATCTCGTACAAAAATCTAATTTGAACTTATCGCGTGGTGAAAAATCAAATTTACGTGAGAAAGCTGTAAAGCCAATTGCAAACAACGTTTCAATGTTAATTATGGGAATTGATGAAAATCAAGAACGGCAAAAGGGGTATAATGGTGCATTTCATACGGATGCATTATTATTAGCTACGTTTAATAAAGAAGATAAGACAGTGAAGTTAACCAGTATACCACGAGATACATATACATATGTTCCAATCGAAAAGAAAAAAGATAAAATAACACACGCATATGGAAGTGGTTTCGTTAAAAACGGAAAAGATGGAGGACCACAAGCTTCTGTTGAGGCAGTAGAAAAGTTACTGCAAGTACCGGTAGATTATTTTGTGAAATTTAATTTTGGTTCATTTATTAAAATTGTTGATGGGCTCGATGGTGTTGAGGTAGATGTCCCGGTTGAATTTACTGAACAAAATAGTAAAGATGAACCTGATACGATTCACTTGAAAAAAGGGGTTCAAAAATTAACGGGAGAAGAAGCACTTGCTTTGGCGAGAACTCGTCATATTGATAGTGATGCAATGAGGGGACAGCGCCAACAACTTGTTATTGAGGCGATTTTAAGTAAATTAAAAAGTGTAGGGTCTATTACAAAACTGGAGAAAATGGTTGAGGCCGTCGATGGTGATTTTAAAACAAATTTAGCATTGGATGATATTTTATCTTTTTATAAATATGGTTTAGATTGTTCAGTTGAGAAGATTCAGCTAAATGGTGATGATTTATATTTACCAAATGGCCCAAATGGACAGCGTGTATATTATTATAATCCTAATAAAAAAGACTTACAAAATTTGAGTAATACACTCAGAACACATCTTGGATTAAGTGAGAAGCAAATTGAGGAAAACTAA
- a CDS encoding peptide ABC transporter substrate-binding protein, with translation MKKKKMKKLTAVVVPVLAMSMALTACSTSGGDKKTSTNSSGDSKSGEKLAAKQVLNRTVNQEIPTMDSSKSTDTVSSQMLGNTMEGLYRLDKDNKPIPAAAESSTKSEDGKKYTFKLRKDAKWSNGDPVTAKDFVYAWQRLLDPKTAAEYAFIAFPIKNAEVVNKGEKPVAELGVKAVDDLTLEVELEQAVPYFLNLVAFPSYYPLNEKFVKEKGEKFGIESDTTVYNGPFVLKDWKHEQGWQLKKNDQYWDKKTVKLEEVNFSVVKEPATLINLYDSGQVDFALLNGEFVDKYRSKKDEFGTYSQVSTYFIRMNQKRAGQDTPLKSKKLREAIALSIDKKNLANVILNDGSKEADFLVPKGLATGPDGKDFQETFKNGLKPDAKKAAAAWEEAKKELGKDQVTIEFLNYDTGNAKKVGEYVKDQIEKNLKGVTVNIKLQPFKQKLKLESEQQYDISYGGWNPDYADPMTFLDMFESGHSHNQMSFSDPKYDEMVKKAGTELMGDAKKRWEELGKAEKTLLEEDVAIVPLYQRGDSYVLQPSVKGVVKHNISPEFSFKWAYVTEK, from the coding sequence ATGAAAAAGAAAAAAATGAAAAAACTAACAGCAGTTGTAGTACCGGTTTTAGCAATGAGCATGGCATTAACAGCATGTTCTACATCAGGCGGGGATAAAAAGACAAGCACAAACTCAAGTGGAGATAGCAAGTCAGGGGAAAAATTAGCGGCAAAACAAGTATTGAATCGAACAGTAAACCAAGAGATTCCAACGATGGATTCTTCTAAATCAACAGATACAGTATCTTCACAAATGCTAGGGAATACGATGGAAGGATTATATCGTCTTGATAAAGATAATAAGCCTATTCCAGCTGCAGCAGAATCTAGCACGAAAAGTGAAGATGGTAAAAAATATACATTTAAACTACGTAAAGATGCAAAATGGTCAAATGGAGATCCAGTAACGGCGAAAGATTTCGTATATGCTTGGCAACGTCTATTAGATCCAAAAACAGCTGCGGAGTACGCATTTATTGCATTCCCAATTAAAAATGCAGAAGTGGTTAATAAAGGAGAAAAACCTGTAGCTGAATTAGGAGTGAAAGCGGTAGATGATCTTACGCTTGAAGTTGAATTAGAGCAAGCGGTACCGTACTTCTTAAATTTAGTAGCATTCCCATCGTACTACCCATTAAATGAAAAATTCGTAAAAGAAAAAGGAGAGAAGTTCGGTATAGAGTCTGATACAACAGTTTATAATGGACCGTTCGTTCTTAAAGATTGGAAGCATGAACAAGGATGGCAATTAAAGAAAAATGATCAATATTGGGATAAAAAGACTGTAAAACTTGAAGAAGTTAACTTCAGTGTTGTTAAAGAGCCAGCAACTCTTATTAATTTATATGATAGCGGACAAGTTGATTTCGCTTTATTAAATGGAGAGTTCGTTGATAAATATAGAAGTAAGAAAGATGAATTTGGCACATATTCACAAGTAAGTACGTACTTCATTCGTATGAACCAAAAACGTGCTGGACAAGACACACCATTAAAGAGCAAAAAATTGCGTGAAGCAATTGCACTATCAATTGATAAAAAGAATTTAGCAAATGTAATTTTAAATGATGGATCAAAAGAAGCTGATTTCTTAGTACCAAAAGGATTAGCGACTGGACCAGACGGTAAAGACTTCCAAGAAACGTTTAAAAACGGCTTGAAACCAGATGCTAAAAAAGCTGCAGCAGCTTGGGAAGAAGCGAAAAAAGAGCTTGGCAAAGATCAAGTTACAATTGAATTCTTAAACTATGATACTGGTAATGCGAAAAAAGTTGGAGAATATGTAAAAGATCAAATCGAGAAAAACTTAAAAGGTGTAACAGTTAACATTAAACTTCAACCATTTAAGCAAAAACTAAAATTAGAATCTGAGCAACAATATGATATTTCATACGGTGGTTGGAATCCGGATTATGCAGATCCAATGACATTCTTAGATATGTTTGAGTCTGGACATTCTCATAACCAAATGAGCTTCTCTGATCCTAAATATGATGAAATGGTGAAGAAGGCTGGTACTGAATTAATGGGTGATGCGAAAAAACGTTGGGAAGAGTTAGGGAAAGCTGAAAAAACATTACTTGAAGAAGATGTAGCGATTGTACCTTTATACCAACGTGGAGATTCTTATGTTTTACAACCAAGTGTAAAAGGTGTAGTAAAACATAATATCAGTCCAGAATTTAGCTTTAAGTGGGCATACGTGACTGAAAAATAA
- a CDS encoding peptide ABC transporter substrate-binding protein: MKRKKMKKLTAVVVPVLAMSVALTACSGSGGEKKTTTTSNSGEEKKSDIKYAAKQVLNRTENQEIPTMDTSKSTDTLGAQILGNTMEGLYRLDKDNKPIPAAAESSTKSEDGKKYTFKLRKDAKWSNGDPVTAKDFVFGWQRLLDKNTAAEYAFIAYYIKNAEAINKGEKPATELGAKAVDDYTLEVELEKPVPYFLNLLAFPSYYPLNEKFVKEKGDKFGLEADTTVYNGPFVMSSWKHEQGWQLKKNDKYWDNKTVKLEEINYSVVKEVATKVNLYDTGSIDFTLLSGEFVDKYKSNKDEYGEYAESSTFFLRLNQKRNGQDTPLKSKKLREAIALSVDKKGLANVILNNGSKATDQLVPKGLATGPDGKDYQDTFKNGLKQDTKKAAAAWEEAKKELGKDQVTIELLSYDDGTAKKIADYVKDQIEKNLKGVTINTKIQPFKQKLKLESAQDYEISYAGWSPDYADPMTFIDMFESKSPYNQMSYSNPKYDEMVQKAGNELLSDPKKRWEALGKAEKLFLEEDAGLVPLYQTGRSYVMKPNVKGIVKHNISPEYSFKWAYVTEDGGKK, encoded by the coding sequence ATGAAGAGAAAAAAGATGAAAAAGTTAACAGCGGTTGTAGTGCCGGTTTTAGCGATGAGTGTTGCATTGACAGCATGCTCTGGGTCAGGTGGGGAAAAGAAGACGACCACTACATCTAATAGTGGGGAAGAAAAAAAATCTGATATTAAATATGCAGCGAAGCAAGTATTAAATCGTACGGAAAACCAAGAGATTCCGACGATGGACACTTCTAAATCTACTGATACATTAGGGGCACAAATTTTAGGGAACACGATGGAAGGGTTATACCGTCTTGATAAAGATAATAAGCCTATTCCGGCTGCTGCAGAATCTAGTACGAAAAGCGAAGATGGCAAAAAATATACGTTTAAACTGCGTAAAGATGCGAAATGGTCAAATGGAGATCCTGTAACAGCAAAAGATTTCGTGTTCGGATGGCAGCGCTTACTTGATAAAAACACAGCTGCAGAATATGCATTTATTGCTTACTATATAAAAAATGCAGAAGCGATTAATAAAGGAGAAAAACCTGCAACTGAATTAGGAGCGAAGGCGGTAGATGATTACACGCTAGAAGTAGAATTAGAAAAACCGGTACCGTACTTCTTAAATTTACTAGCATTCCCGTCATACTATCCTTTAAATGAAAAGTTCGTAAAAGAAAAAGGAGATAAGTTTGGTTTAGAAGCAGATACAACGGTGTATAACGGGCCATTCGTTATGTCTTCATGGAAACATGAACAAGGATGGCAGTTGAAGAAAAATGATAAATATTGGGATAATAAGACTGTGAAATTAGAAGAAATTAATTATAGTGTAGTAAAAGAAGTTGCTACGAAAGTAAATTTATATGATACAGGATCAATTGATTTCACACTACTATCAGGAGAGTTTGTAGATAAATATAAATCGAATAAAGATGAATACGGTGAGTATGCAGAATCAAGTACATTCTTCTTACGTTTAAATCAAAAGCGTAACGGACAAGATACACCGTTAAAGAGTAAAAAACTTCGTGAAGCAATTGCATTATCAGTTGATAAAAAAGGTTTAGCAAATGTTATTTTAAATAATGGATCAAAAGCAACAGATCAATTGGTTCCAAAAGGGCTTGCGACAGGACCTGACGGTAAAGATTACCAAGACACGTTTAAAAATGGTCTGAAACAAGATACAAAAAAAGCAGCAGCTGCATGGGAAGAAGCGAAAAAGGAACTTGGAAAAGATCAAGTTACAATTGAATTACTAAGCTATGATGATGGAACTGCGAAAAAGATTGCTGATTATGTTAAAGATCAAATTGAGAAAAATTTAAAAGGTGTAACGATTAATACGAAAATTCAGCCGTTCAAACAAAAATTAAAATTAGAGTCAGCGCAAGATTATGAAATCTCTTATGCAGGCTGGAGCCCAGATTATGCGGATCCAATGACATTTATTGATATGTTTGAATCGAAGAGCCCATATAACCAAATGAGTTATTCGAATCCAAAATACGATGAAATGGTACAAAAAGCAGGTAATGAATTACTGTCTGATCCGAAGAAACGTTGGGAAGCGTTAGGGAAAGCAGAAAAATTATTCCTTGAAGAAGATGCTGGATTAGTACCTTTATATCAAACAGGAAGATCATATGTGATGAAGCCGAATGTAAAAGGAATTGTAAAACACAACATCAGTCCAGAATATAGCTTTAAGTGGGCGTATGTAACTGAGGATGGCGGAAAGAAATAA
- a CDS encoding peptide ABC transporter substrate-binding protein has protein sequence MKRKKMTKLTAVVAPVLVMSMALTACSGSGDKDKASTTPKSGEKEGGKLAAKQVLNLTETQEIPSMDSAKATDQVSFLALNNVMEGLYRLDKDNKAAPGVAESYKKSDDGKKYTFTLNKNAKWSNGDPVTAKDFVFAWKRAVDKNTAAEYAYIMFDLKNAKAINDGKAPLDTLGVKAVDDYTLEVELENPVPYFVELTSFGTFYPLNEKFVKEKGEKYGLESDTTLYNGPFTLTDWKHEEGWKLKKNAQYWDNKTVKLEEINFNVVKDSGTRVNLYESGQIDRAALASEMVDKYKSNPDFFTQKTPSTYFLRLNQKRGNQDTVLKSKDLRLAIAMAYDKKGLTNVILNDGSTPADYLVPKEFAKSPDGKDFRKDNGDILKTDLKKAKEHWEKAKKELGKEQVTVELLNYDSDNAKKVGEFLKGELEKNLPGLTVNLKNQPFKQKLKLESDLDYDLSYAGWGPDYLDPMTFIDMFVTNGPHNQTGYSNPKYDEIVEKGKGELLTKTKDRWDSLLKAEKMLLEDAAIAPLYQRGDALVQRPKVKGIIHHPVGGDYSYKWAYISEDK, from the coding sequence ATGAAGAGAAAAAAGATGACAAAATTAACAGCGGTTGTAGCACCAGTTCTAGTAATGAGTATGGCATTAACAGCTTGCTCTGGATCAGGGGATAAAGATAAGGCAAGCACAACGCCGAAAAGTGGCGAAAAAGAAGGCGGAAAATTAGCTGCAAAGCAAGTGCTTAATTTAACAGAAACGCAAGAGATTCCATCTATGGATTCAGCAAAAGCGACAGACCAAGTATCGTTTCTTGCTTTAAACAACGTAATGGAAGGTTTATATCGACTTGATAAAGATAATAAAGCAGCACCAGGGGTTGCTGAATCATATAAAAAGAGTGATGATGGTAAAAAATATACATTCACATTAAATAAAAATGCGAAATGGTCAAATGGAGACCCTGTAACAGCTAAAGATTTCGTGTTTGCTTGGAAACGTGCGGTAGATAAAAATACAGCAGCGGAATATGCATACATTATGTTTGATTTAAAGAACGCAAAAGCAATTAATGATGGGAAAGCACCACTTGATACGTTAGGTGTAAAAGCTGTAGATGACTACACATTAGAGGTAGAATTAGAAAATCCAGTTCCTTACTTTGTAGAATTAACTTCATTCGGAACATTCTATCCGTTAAATGAAAAATTCGTAAAAGAAAAAGGTGAAAAATACGGTTTAGAGTCGGATACAACGTTGTATAACGGACCGTTTACATTAACAGACTGGAAACATGAAGAAGGTTGGAAGTTAAAGAAAAATGCACAATACTGGGATAATAAAACAGTTAAGTTAGAAGAAATCAACTTTAACGTAGTAAAAGATAGCGGTACACGTGTAAACTTATATGAAAGTGGACAAATCGATCGTGCAGCACTTGCATCTGAAATGGTTGACAAATATAAATCAAATCCAGATTTCTTTACACAAAAAACACCGTCAACGTACTTCTTACGATTAAACCAAAAACGTGGTAATCAAGATACAGTATTAAAGAGCAAAGATTTACGTTTAGCGATTGCAATGGCATATGATAAAAAAGGCTTAACGAATGTAATTTTAAATGACGGATCTACACCTGCAGATTACTTAGTACCAAAAGAATTTGCGAAGAGCCCAGATGGAAAAGACTTCCGTAAAGATAACGGAGATATTTTAAAAACAGATTTGAAAAAGGCAAAAGAGCATTGGGAAAAAGCGAAAAAAGAGCTTGGAAAAGAGCAAGTAACGGTAGAGCTATTAAACTATGATAGCGATAACGCGAAAAAAGTAGGAGAGTTCTTAAAAGGTGAGCTAGAGAAAAACTTACCAGGCTTAACAGTGAATTTGAAAAACCAGCCGTTTAAACAAAAATTAAAATTAGAATCAGATCTAGATTATGATTTATCTTACGCTGGTTGGGGACCTGACTACTTAGATCCAATGACATTCATTGATATGTTCGTTACAAATGGACCTCATAACCAAACTGGATATTCAAATCCGAAATATGATGAAATTGTAGAAAAAGGTAAAGGCGAGCTATTAACGAAAACGAAAGATCGCTGGGATAGCTTACTGAAAGCTGAGAAAATGTTACTTGAAGACGCAGCAATTGCACCATTATATCAACGTGGTGATGCTCTTGTTCAAAGACCGAAAGTAAAAGGTATTATTCACCATCCGGTTGGTGGAGATTATAGCTACAAATGGGCATATATTTCTGAAGATAAGTAA